A single region of the Rattus rattus isolate New Zealand chromosome 8, Rrattus_CSIRO_v1, whole genome shotgun sequence genome encodes:
- the LOC116906961 gene encoding olfactory receptor 147-like, which yields MNTNRRMIHGNYSLVTEFILEGLTNRPELQIPLFFLFLGIYVVTIVANLGLITLISLNSHLHTPMYYFLFNLSFVDICYSSVFTPKMLINFVVEKNTISYTGCLTQLYFFCFFVITECYILTAMAYDRYVAICKPLLYNVILSPRICAVFVFGAYVMGFWGSLAHTLCMARLTFCDANLVNHYLCDILPVLQLSCTSTYNNEVVVFVLVGMNIVVSTSTTFVSYGFIIANILRISSTQGRAKAFNTCSSHIMTVSLFFGAAAFMYMQPSDVESMDKGKVASVFYTNVGPMLNPLIYSLRNKDVKLALKKTLKRKLFS from the coding sequence ATGAATACCAACAGAAGAATGATACATGGAAATTACTCACTGGTGACAGAATTTATCCTGGAGGGCTTAACTAACCGACCAGAACTCCaaatacctttattttttctgtttctaggaATCTATGTGGTTACTATAGTAGCTAATCTGGGCTTAATTACACTGATTTCACTGAATTCACATCTTCACACACCCATGTATTATTTCCTCTTTAACCTGTCATTTGTAGATATTTGTTACTCTTCTGTCTTTACCCCCAAAATGCTAATTAATTTTGTGGTAGAGAAAAACACCATCTCCTATACTGGCTGCCTGACTCAACTCTACTTCTTCTGCTTTTTCGTCATTACAGAATGCTATATACTGACTGCAATGGCATATGACCGTTATGTGGCTATTTGCAAGCCACTgttatataatgttatattatCTCCCCGGATATGTGCTGTGTTCGTGTTTGGGGCATATGTGATGGGATTTTGGGGTTCCTTGGCCCATACTCTTTGCATGGCAAGACTGACCTTCTGTGATGCAAACCTTGTCAATCACTATCTGTGTGACATTCTCCCTGTGCTCCAGCTTTCCTGCACCAGCACCTACAACAACGAAGTTGTGGTCTTTGTTCTAGTTGGCATGAACATTGTTGTGTCAACCAGTACCACGTTTGTCTCCTATGGTTTTATCATTGCCAATATCTTACGTATCAGCTCCACACAGGGTAGAGCTAAAGCTTTCAACACTTGTAGTTCCCACATAATGACTGTTTCACTCTTCTTTGGAGCGGCAGCATTTATGTACATGCAACCTTCTGATGTAGAGTCTATGGACAAGGGGAAAGTGGCCTCAGTATTTTACACAAATGTTGGTCCCATGCTGAACCCCTTGATCTACAGCTTAAGGAATAAGGATGTCAAGCTTGCTCTAAAGAAAACTctgaaaagaaaactattttcctgA